The Enterobacter mori genomic interval CATAACGGGAACAGCCGGGTGATAGAGGATAACATAGTGAATTCCTTGCAGTATTGTCGTGTTGTTTAGTTATGAAAAAGCCGGGTCTGTGCCCGGCTTATCGATATTGTTTAACGTGCTAACGAATTTTATTCAAACAAATTCTGATGAAGTTTCTGCACGACCGGCTCAGCCTGATCGGCAGGCACCAGGAAGCAGAGGTTGTAGCTGGACGCGCCGTAGCAGATCATGCGAATGTTGAACGGGTCGAGGACGCCAAACACCTCTTTGCCCACGCCGCAGGCGCGCGACAGTTTGTTGCCAATGATAGCCACCAGCGCCAGGTTTTCTTCCACTTCCACGCGACACAGTTCAGACAGTTCAATCAGCAGTGATTGCGTCAACAGGGTGTCGCCAGTAGAGGTTGAGCCGGTGGTGTCCAGCGTCAGCGCGATGCTCACTTCAGAGGTGGTGATCAGGTCCACGGAGATATTATGGCGCGCCAGAATGCCAAACACTTCCGCCAGGAAGCCGCGAGAGTGCAGCATATTATGGCTGTGTAACGTCACCAGCGTCTGCTTACGGCGCAGGGCCAGCGCGCGGAAGAGTGGCGGGTTCTCGGTTTTCTTGCAGACCAGCGTGCCGCCCGCTTTTGGATCTTTACTGGAGCCCACGAAGACAGGAATATCGCTGCGCACCGCAGGCAGCAGCGTTGCCGGGTGCAGCACTTTAGCGCCGAAAGTCGCCATTTCAGCCGCTTCTTCAAAGGCGATCACATCAATACGTTTTGCCGCAGAGACGACGCGCGGGTCGGTAGTATAAATGCCCGGAACGTCAGTCCAGATATCCACGCGTGTTGCATGCAGGGCTTCACCCAGCAGCGCGGCGGTGTAGTCACTGCCGCCGCGACCCAGCGTCGTCGTGCGTCCTTTCGCTTCGCTACCAATAAAGCCCTGGGTGATCACTATGCCTTCCGCCAGGCGCGGGGCCAGTTGCTGGTTGGTCAGTTCAGCCAGCGCTTCAACATCCGGTTCGGCGCGGCCAAAGCGGTCGCTGGTACGCATGATTTTACGCACGTCAAACCACTGCGCCTGAACGTTACGTTCGCGCATGATTTCAACAAACAGCAGGGTGGACATCAGTTCACCGTGACTGACCAGTTCGTCGGTCAGGGCGGTGGAGGTCGCCAGAGAAGCCGCTTCTGCCAGGGTGGTAATATTTTCCAGCAGACGTTCCACTTCCTCGCGGATCACGTTCGGATTTTGCAGACGTTCCAGGATGTCGAACTGAATTTTGCGCAGTGCATCCAGCTTCACGAAACGTTCTGTCGCTTCAAGTCCTTCAGACAGAGAAACCAGCAGGTTCGTCACGCCAGCGGATGCAGAAAGCACCACCAGGCGGGTATTCGGATCGGCCAGCACCACATCGGCGCTGCGGTTCATGGCATCGTAATCGGCCACACTGGTGCCGCCAAACTTGGCGACCACAAAACTCGTCATAACAACCTCGTGTCAGGGAATGAATAGAGCGACCATGGCACAAGAAAGAAACGAAAACAGGTGCAGGCGCAAAATACGGCCCTATAAATAAAATGTGGGGGAGGTCCTGTCAATGCTGGGATTATGCGGATTTTTTATGGGGGGGTACCCCTCAGTAACAGGACTTATAACAGGGCCATATTTTATGCTCCCTTTTAGCCTGTTTTGGGCGACATTTCGCCGCCCCGGGAGGCTCCGCCAGCAGCTATACTTTTCGGGTCTTTTCACCTGCGTTTGATGCAGGCCAGGGCAATGGCATAAAAACCATCACAATTTTTATTTGCAGGCGCTACAATCGACCGCAGTCACAATTCTCAAATCAGAAGAGTATTGCTAATGAAAAACATCAACCCAACGCAGACCGCTGCCTGGCAGGCACTACAGAAACATTTTGATGAAATGAAAGACGTCACCATCGCGGATCTGTTCGCGAAAGATGCCGATCGTTTCAATAAGTTCTCCGCGACCTTCGACGACCTGATGCTGGTGGATTTCTCCAAAAACCGCATTACCGAAGAGACGCTGGCAAAACTGCAGGATCTGGCGAAAGAGACTGAGCTTGCCGACGCCATCAAATCCATGTTCTCCGGTGAGAAAATCAACCGTACCGAAGACCGCGCCGTGCTGCACGTGGCGCTGCGTAACCGTAGCAATACCCCAATCATCGTTGACGGCAAAGATGTCATGCCTGAAGTGAACGCGGTGCTGGAAAAGATGAAAGCCTTCTCTGAAGCAATCATCTCCGGCAGCTGGAAAGGCTACACCGGTAAGGCTATCACCGACGTGGTGAACATCGGTATCGGCGGTTCTGACCTCGGCCCATTCATGGTGACCGAAGCGCTGCGTCCGTACAAAAACCACCTCAACATGCATTTCGTGTCTAACGTTGATGGTACCCACATTGCCGAAGTGCTGAAGAAGGTGAACCCGGAAACCACCCTGTTCCTGGTCGCGTCCAAAACCTTCACCACCCAGGAAACCATGACCAACGCCCACAGCGCGCGCGACTGGTTCCTGAAAACGGCTGGCGACAACAAACACGTGGCGAAACACTTCGCGGCGCTGTCTACCAACGGTAAAGCGGTGGGCGAGTTCGGTATTGATACCGCGAACATGTTCGAGTTCTGGGACTGGGTTGGCGGCCGCTACTCACTCTGGTCCGCGATTGGTCTGTCCATCATCCTGTCCGTGGGCTTCGACAACTTCGTTGAGCTGCTCTCCGGCGCGCATGCGATGGATAAACACTTCTCCACCACCGCGCCTGAAAAAAACCTGCCGGTGCTGCTGGCGCTGATTGGGATCTGGTACAACAACTTCTTCGGCGCTGAAACCGAAGCGATCCTGCCATACGACCAGTACATGCACCGCTTTGCGGCCTACTTCCAGCAGGGCAACATGGAGTCCAACGGCAAGTACGTTGACCGTAACGGCAACGCGGTGGATTACCAGACGGGCCCAATCATCTGGGGCGAGCCAGGCACCAACGGTCAGCATGCCTTCTACCAGCTGATCCACCAGGGCACCAAAATGGTACCGTGCGATTTCATCGCGCCGGCTATCACGCACAACGCATTGTCTGACCACCATCCGAAGCTGCTGTCCAACTTCTTCGCGCAGACTGAAGCGCTGGCGTTCGGTAAATCTCGCGAGGTGGTTGAGCAGGAATACCGTGATCAGGGTAAAGATCCGGCAACCCTGGACCACGTTGTGCCGTTCAAAGTGTTCGAAGGCAACCGTCCAACCAACTCCATCCTGCTGCGCGAAATCACCCCGTTCAGCCTGGGTGCGCTGATTGCCCTGTACGAGCACAAGATCTTCACTCAGGGCGCTATCCTGAACATCTTCACTTTTGACCAGTGGGGCGTTGAGCTGGGCAAACAGCTGGCAAACCGCATTCTGCCAGAGCTGGGTGACGATAAAGCGATCGACAGCCACGACAGCTCTACAAACGGCCTGATTAACCGCTATAAAGCATGGCGTGCGTAATCAATATGTCATGAAAAATGCCGGCGATATGCCGGCATTTTTTTATCGGATAATTCCTGATGTCTGTTAGTTAACTCAAATTCTGCTTCTGAGTTTTATCTGAAAAAGGCCGTTAACCCGTTAATCACTGCGGTTTATTTTAGGAAGATCCGGATAATTAATTTATTAGTGATTAATTATATCTTATTGATTTTTAATCATAACATATTTTATCAATTCATCTTGTATTTCGTTTTTATCCATTAATCTGAAAACTCCCTCCCTATTTATCCGTACGGCAGTCCCGCTGCTTTAGTTGTGTATACTCGAATCCGCCTGAATTTCTTTTCGGGCAAATCTCCATTCATTCATTGAAGGGAAATTGTTATGAAAAAAGTACTGTATGGCATTTTTGCCATATCTGCGCTTGCGGCGACATCTGTTTATGCTGCTCCGGTTCAGGTCGGGGAAGCGGCAGGGTCGGCTGCGACGTCTGCGTCTGCGGGAAGTTCTACCGCAGCCAGCACCAGCACCGTAAGTTCAGCCGTGGGTGTCGCGCTGGCGGCAACCGGTGGCGGTGATGGCTCCAATACCGGAACCACGACCACCACGACGACCAGCACCCAGTAATAGCGGGTGTTTTAATCATAACCACACTTCGGTGTGGTTATTTCGCCCCTTCGGAGAAGAGTCGTGAAGCGACCTGCAATCATTATGATTTGCCTGCTGTTGCAGGCGTGCTCAGCCACTACCAAAGGGCTGGGAAACTCCCTGTGGGACAGCCTGTTCGGTACGCCAGGCGTGCATCTGACCGATGACGAACTGCAGAACATGCCGTATGCCAGCCAGTACATGCAGCTTAACGATGGCCCGCAACTGTTTGTGGTGCTCGCTTTCGATGAAAACGGGCAGCAGAAATGGGTGACGCAGGATCAGGCCACCATCGTGACGCAGCATGGTCGTATCGTGAAAACGCTGCTGGGGGGTGACAATCTGCTTGAGGTAAACAACCTCGCCGACGATCCGCTGATCAAACCTAATCAGATCACCGACGGCGCAAGCTGGACGCGCACAATGGGTTGGACTGAACACCAGCAGGTGCGCTACGCCACGGCGCGTTCTACCTTCCGCTGGGACGGCACCGACAGTGTCAACGTCGGTAGCGACGAAACAGAGACTCGCGTGCTGGATGAAGAGGTCACGACCGACCAGGCGACCTGGCATAACCGCTACTGGATAGATGAAGAAGGGCACATTCGCCAGTCCCTGCAGTATCTCGGTGCCGGTTTCTTCCCGGTGAAAACAACCCTGATCAAGGCGGCGAAATCATGAAAACGCTCATTCACGTTGCGCTTCTCGCCAGTCTTGCCACGCCGCTGGCATGGTCTGCGGGGACAGTGAAGGTCTACACGCCGGACAACGCGCAACCCAAAACCTTAACTAACGCAGAGCATCTGCTCGATCTCGTTGGACAACCAAGGCTGGCTAACAGCTGGTGGCCGGGTGCGGTTATCAGCGAGCGTCAGGCAACGGTCGTGGCGGAACAACAACACCTTGCCCTGCTGGCTCGCCTGACGGGATTGGCGGAGCAGGAAGATGGCGACGATGCCGCCGCTATCAACAACGTTCGCCAGCAGCTCCAGGCGCTGAAGGTAACAGGCCGCCAGAAGGTGAACCTTGATCCAGATGAAGTGCGCGTCGCGGAAAAGGGTAACCCCACGCTTGAGGGGGAGTACACGCTCTGGCTGCCGGTGAAGCCGACGACGGTGACCGTGATGGGGCTAATCAGCAGTCCGGGCAAAAAGCCCTTTACCCCCGGTCGCGATGTGGCGAGCTATCTCGACGAACAAAGCCTGCTGAGCGGCGCGGATAACAGCTACGCCTGGATTGTTTACCCCGACGGGCATACGCAAAAAGCACCCGTAGCATACTGGAATAAGCGACATATCGAACCCATGCCCGGCAGCGTGATTTTTGTCGGCTTTGCCGACCATTTCTGGACGAAGGCGTATGACGGGCTTAATGCCGATATCCTTCATTCCCTGACGCAGCGGATACCGGATTAATGAAAAGAACCTATCTCTACAGCATGCTGGCGCTGTGCGTAAGCGCTGCCTGCCATGCGGAAACGTATCCGGCGCCCATTGGACCGTCGCAATCAGACTTCGGCGGCGTCGGTTTACTGCAAACCCCTACCGCGCGTATGGCACGCGAGGGGGAGATCAGCCTCAACTATCGCGATAACGACCAGTATCGCTACTACTCCGCCTCGGTACAGCTGTTCCCGTGGCTTGAAACCACGCTGCGCTATACGGACGTGCGAACGAAACAGTACAGCAGCGTCGACGCGTTCTCCGGCGATCAGACCTATAAGGACAAAGCCTTCGACGTCAAGCTGCGCCTGTGGGAAGAGAGCTACTGGATGCCGCAGGTCTCCGTGGGTGCAAAAGATATCGGCGGGACCGGCCTGTTTGATGCGGAATATATCGTGGCCAGCAAAGCCTGGGGACCGTTTGATTTCTCGCTCGGTCTTGGCTGGGGGTATCTCGGCACCAGCGGTAACGTGAAAAACCCGTTTTGTACCTACAGCGATAAATACTGCTACCGCGATAACAGCTACCAGAAAGCGGGCTCCATCAACGGGGACCAGATGTTCCATGGTCCGGCGTCGCTGTTTGGCGGTGTAGAGTATCAAACGCCCTGGCAGCCATTACGCCTGAAGCTGGAGTATGAAGGGAATGACTACTCGCAGGACTTCGCCGGGAAAATTGAGCAGAAGAGCAAGTTTAACGTCGGCGCCATTTACCGCGTCACCGATTGGGCCGACGTTAACCTCAGCTACGAGCGTGGCAATACCGTGATGTTTGGCTTCACGCTGCGCACCAACTTTAACGATATGCGTCCGCACTATAACGACAATGCGCGGCCTGCGTATCAGCCGGAGCCGCAGGATGCGATCCTCCAGCACTCCGTGGTCGCCAATCAGCTGACGTTACTGAAATACAATGCCGGTCTGGCCGATCCGAAAATCCAGACCAAGGGCGACACGCTGTACGTCACCGGCGAGCAGGTGAAATACCGCGACTCGCGCGAAGGGATCGAGCGCGCCAACCGGATCGTTATGAACGATCTGCCGGAGGGGATCCGCACGATCCGCGTGACGGAAAACCGCCTCAACCTGCCGCAGGTGACGACCGAAACGGACGTCGCCAGCCTCAAGCGCCATCTGGAAGGTGAACCGCTCGGGCATGAAACCGAGCTGGTGCAAAAACGCGTTGAGCCCGTGGTGCCAGACACCACGGAGCAGGGCTGGTATATCGATAAATCGCGCTTTGATTTCCATATCGATCCGGTACTGAACCAGTCCGTCGGCGGGCCGGAAAACTTCTACATGTATCAGCTGGGTGCGATGGCGACGGCGGATCTGTGGGTCACCGACCACCTGCTGACCACCGGCAGCCTGTTCGGCAACATTGCGAACAACTACGACAAGTTTAACTACACGAACCCGCCGAACGACTCAAAGCTGCCGCGCGTGCGTACCCGCGTGCGTGAGTATGTTCAGAACAACGCTTACGTGAACAACCTGCAGGCCAACTACTTCCAGTACTTCGGCAACGGCTTCTACGGCCAGGTGTACGGCGGGTATCTGGAAACCATGTTCGGCGGTGCGGGGGCAGAGGTGCTGTACCGTCCTGTTGACAGCAACTGGGCGTTTGGGATTGACGCTAACTACGTCAAACAGCGTGACTGGCGCAGCGCGCAGGACATGATGAAGTTCACCGACTACAGCGTCAAAACCGGCCACCTGACCGCCTACTGGACGCCTTCGTTCGCGCAGGACGTGCTGGTGAAAGCCAGCGTCGGCCAGTATCTGGCGGGTGATAAGGGCGGTACGCTGGATATCTCCAAACACTTCGACAGCGGCGTCGTGGTGGGCGGCTATGCCACCATCACCAACGTTTCGCCGGACGAATACGGGGAAGGGGACTTCACCAAAGGGGTCTATGTGTCGATTCCGCTGGATCTGTTCTCGTCAGGGCCAACCCGCAGCCGTGCGGCAGTGGGCTGGACGCCGCTGACGCGTGACGGCGGCCAGCAGCTTGGACGTAAGTTCCAGCTGTATGATATGACCAGCGATAAGAATATTAACTTCCGCTGATGCCCCTCACCCTAACCCTCTCCCCAAAGGGGAGAGGGGATGGTTTGCTCCCTCTCCCTTTCAGGGAGAGGGCCGGGGTGAGGGTATTGCACTCCGGAACGTATAAAACATAAACAAAAAATATAGATCCCAGTCACATTTTTGCGTTATACAGGAACCTCGCCCTGGAGAATGAGGTGCTGTATGACATCCCTGACTCGCCCGCGCGTTGAGTTCATCTCAACGATACTCCAGACCGTGCTGAACCTCGGTCTGCTG includes:
- the pgi gene encoding glucose-6-phosphate isomerase, translated to MKNINPTQTAAWQALQKHFDEMKDVTIADLFAKDADRFNKFSATFDDLMLVDFSKNRITEETLAKLQDLAKETELADAIKSMFSGEKINRTEDRAVLHVALRNRSNTPIIVDGKDVMPEVNAVLEKMKAFSEAIISGSWKGYTGKAITDVVNIGIGGSDLGPFMVTEALRPYKNHLNMHFVSNVDGTHIAEVLKKVNPETTLFLVASKTFTTQETMTNAHSARDWFLKTAGDNKHVAKHFAALSTNGKAVGEFGIDTANMFEFWDWVGGRYSLWSAIGLSIILSVGFDNFVELLSGAHAMDKHFSTTAPEKNLPVLLALIGIWYNNFFGAETEAILPYDQYMHRFAAYFQQGNMESNGKYVDRNGNAVDYQTGPIIWGEPGTNGQHAFYQLIHQGTKMVPCDFIAPAITHNALSDHHPKLLSNFFAQTEALAFGKSREVVEQEYRDQGKDPATLDHVVPFKVFEGNRPTNSILLREITPFSLGALIALYEHKIFTQGAILNIFTFDQWGVELGKQLANRILPELGDDKAIDSHDSSTNGLINRYKAWRA
- a CDS encoding YjbH domain-containing protein, with the protein product MKRTYLYSMLALCVSAACHAETYPAPIGPSQSDFGGVGLLQTPTARMAREGEISLNYRDNDQYRYYSASVQLFPWLETTLRYTDVRTKQYSSVDAFSGDQTYKDKAFDVKLRLWEESYWMPQVSVGAKDIGGTGLFDAEYIVASKAWGPFDFSLGLGWGYLGTSGNVKNPFCTYSDKYCYRDNSYQKAGSINGDQMFHGPASLFGGVEYQTPWQPLRLKLEYEGNDYSQDFAGKIEQKSKFNVGAIYRVTDWADVNLSYERGNTVMFGFTLRTNFNDMRPHYNDNARPAYQPEPQDAILQHSVVANQLTLLKYNAGLADPKIQTKGDTLYVTGEQVKYRDSREGIERANRIVMNDLPEGIRTIRVTENRLNLPQVTTETDVASLKRHLEGEPLGHETELVQKRVEPVVPDTTEQGWYIDKSRFDFHIDPVLNQSVGGPENFYMYQLGAMATADLWVTDHLLTTGSLFGNIANNYDKFNYTNPPNDSKLPRVRTRVREYVQNNAYVNNLQANYFQYFGNGFYGQVYGGYLETMFGGAGAEVLYRPVDSNWAFGIDANYVKQRDWRSAQDMMKFTDYSVKTGHLTAYWTPSFAQDVLVKASVGQYLAGDKGGTLDISKHFDSGVVVGGYATITNVSPDEYGEGDFTKGVYVSIPLDLFSSGPTRSRAAVGWTPLTRDGGQQLGRKFQLYDMTSDKNINFR
- the yjbE gene encoding exopolysaccharide production protein YjbE is translated as MKKVLYGIFAISALAATSVYAAPVQVGEAAGSAATSASAGSSTAASTSTVSSAVGVALAATGGGDGSNTGTTTTTTTSTQ
- a CDS encoding YjbF family lipoprotein, with protein sequence MKRPAIIMICLLLQACSATTKGLGNSLWDSLFGTPGVHLTDDELQNMPYASQYMQLNDGPQLFVVLAFDENGQQKWVTQDQATIVTQHGRIVKTLLGGDNLLEVNNLADDPLIKPNQITDGASWTRTMGWTEHQQVRYATARSTFRWDGTDSVNVGSDETETRVLDEEVTTDQATWHNRYWIDEEGHIRQSLQYLGAGFFPVKTTLIKAAKS
- a CDS encoding capsule biosynthesis GfcC family protein, encoding MKTLIHVALLASLATPLAWSAGTVKVYTPDNAQPKTLTNAEHLLDLVGQPRLANSWWPGAVISERQATVVAEQQHLALLARLTGLAEQEDGDDAAAINNVRQQLQALKVTGRQKVNLDPDEVRVAEKGNPTLEGEYTLWLPVKPTTVTVMGLISSPGKKPFTPGRDVASYLDEQSLLSGADNSYAWIVYPDGHTQKAPVAYWNKRHIEPMPGSVIFVGFADHFWTKAYDGLNADILHSLTQRIPD
- the lysC gene encoding lysine-sensitive aspartokinase 3, coding for MTSFVVAKFGGTSVADYDAMNRSADVVLADPNTRLVVLSASAGVTNLLVSLSEGLEATERFVKLDALRKIQFDILERLQNPNVIREEVERLLENITTLAEAASLATSTALTDELVSHGELMSTLLFVEIMRERNVQAQWFDVRKIMRTSDRFGRAEPDVEALAELTNQQLAPRLAEGIVITQGFIGSEAKGRTTTLGRGGSDYTAALLGEALHATRVDIWTDVPGIYTTDPRVVSAAKRIDVIAFEEAAEMATFGAKVLHPATLLPAVRSDIPVFVGSSKDPKAGGTLVCKKTENPPLFRALALRRKQTLVTLHSHNMLHSRGFLAEVFGILARHNISVDLITTSEVSIALTLDTTGSTSTGDTLLTQSLLIELSELCRVEVEENLALVAIIGNKLSRACGVGKEVFGVLDPFNIRMICYGASSYNLCFLVPADQAEPVVQKLHQNLFE